The Rhea pennata isolate bPtePen1 chromosome 5, bPtePen1.pri, whole genome shotgun sequence nucleotide sequence tttgccttctctttaaTTTGTTGCATGGCAGCAACTGGCAGCATCAGAGAcaacaagaaagaaatcaacTAGATCTTCTCTGAGACCCTACAGCTTAGAAAGCCTGAATCCCCAACAGTACATAAGGAGAAGCAGGCAGAGTCTGTGCCTATCAGACTGGGAAGTGAGGGCTCCCATGGTGGCAAAGGCTGGAAATTTGTGACTTTTGGCACCAAGATGATGCTCCTACTCCACCTGTAAATTTGCAACTACAGAATAACTTCAGTGCCCTCATAGCAGACAAAGGTTTGGCAGCCCTGTCAGATGAAGCTTCTGTGCAAGCTGAGCCTACGCCacacaggagcagcaggagaaagaggGGTTAGTAGTGGGATACTCTCTGCTGCAGGAAGTTCCCATCTGCTAACCTGACCTGTTATAAAGGGAAGTTTTGTGCTTGCTCAGATTTGTGATAAAGTTGAAAGACCATGCAGGCACCAAAAATACTGTGAGGGAAACCTGGAAAGTATCAAGCATGACTACATGGTTGGGGGCAGTGGTGAAGGGCCTGAGGGCTAGGTGGTATTCTTGATCCTGCCAGTGAGGAGCAAGGGCTTGAAGAGGATTGGATGGGTTATGCAGGTCAAAAATTGTTTGTGCAACAAGGTTTCTATGACCATGAGACCTTCTTTGAGGACTAATGACTACTTGCAAGAGAGGAGATCCACCTGACAAAGTGAGGCAAAAGCTTCTTTGCCAACAGGCTGTCCAACCTGTAAGGAGGTAACTCCAACTGGTAAGAAGGGCTTTAAATTAGGAATGacaggagagggagagaatgaCCAGCAATCAAGAACAGCAATATGGGAAAAGCTCTCGTACTCTTTCTGGGAAATCAGCATGCTGAGGTGCCTATTTAAAGAACATGAAGATTAATGTACACAGCATAGGGAGCAAACAAATGAAGTTAGAAGTCTATGTGCAATTACAGGGCTATGATCTCAATGGGATGACAGAGGTGTGGTGGGACAGTTCATACGACTGGAATGCTGACACAGATGAATACAGGCttttcaggaaggagaggcTAGGAGTGTGAGGAGGGGGAGTTTCCCTTTGTGTGAGAGACCAATGggaatgcatggagctctgcctgcagATGGGTGAAGGgccagctgagagcttatgggtcaGGAATAATGGATAGACCAACATGAATGGCgctgttgtgggtgtctgctACAGACTGCctgatcaggaaaaaagaagtagaGGTAGCCTTCTTCAGAGAACTGGAAGTAGCTCCATGTTCACAGGCTCTCcttctcatgggagactttACCCACAGTAATATCTGCGGCAGGGACTATGTAGTAGTGCACAAGTAATCCATGAGGCTTCTGTACTATTTTGATGGCAAATTCCTAACACAGGTGATTAAGGAGCTGATGAGTGGAGGTACTGCGCTGGACCTCagattaaaaaacaatgaaagacTGGCCAAGGATGTGAAGGTTAGGGCAGCCTTAGCAGCAGTGAGCATGAGATGGTGGAGATCAGGATCCTAAGAGGAGGGAATGAGACAAAAAGCAAGATCACAACCCCAGATTTCAGTAAAACAGACTTTAGCCTGTTCAGGGACCTTCTTGGACGAATTACGTGTGGTATAACCATGAAGAGAGGAGAGATCCAGGAAAGCTGGTTGATTTTCAAGGATCATCTTGTCTCTTGTACACATCCAGTCATGATACTCCTACTGAAGAACATCTCCTTATAGTTTATAGACAGTTCCAATAATTTGAGGCGCTTCTTTTCTGGAAGACCACAGAGACACTTTATTTACAAAGCTCCGTAGAAAGTGAAGAGGATAGACAGACTGCTCAGCTGAGAATTCATAAAGACAATGAAAAAATGTATGTCCGTGGAAAAGTGAGTTATTTCCCATATCTGATTGTGGattttggtgggttttttattatttactaaGAAATAGTGATTAGTAAAGCTGAAAGAATTTACAGAATTTTATATGTAGCTAGTGCTAGTCCAATATCATCTTGGCCTCCTTTCTGTGACCTAAGCCACATCAGATATAGCCATatcattaaaaaacagtaacaacaataaaaaacacGTAATGCAAGAGCTATCACTGGCAATGCTGCAAGTATGCATTTGAATTTGTAAGCTCTGTCTCTTGAAATaaagagttaaaatattttcctataaCCTCACCCCAAAAACATAGACGTGTTATGGGAGCCAAACACTAGCagacaaatttcattttctcctcgAGGAAATTCAAAATATGTCAGAGAGTTGCAGGAATATAGTAAAAACTAAAGAGTAAAGttgagagggtttttttattattttccttatgTCTATTTAGCTTTAATGTCCAAAATTAAGTGAAATGTTTAAGTTACATTTCATTACATGCCATTTTAGGTCTTCATGTTCCTTCAAGATACTAAAAATTATCTGTAAAAGTTtctctaatttttcatttacatttgaTTCTTATGCACATATTATTAGTAAAAGTCAAAACATTGGTACAGAACTGatatttccctctcctttcagCTTTTCTAGGGAATTGATTGTTCTGAAATACAAGTCAGTAAacagccttttttcctttccatcacCCTTCTAAGTGCATTTTTCACCTCCTTGTTCCTGAGACTGTAGATCAGTGGATTTAGCATGGGAATGATCAGTGTGTAGCATACTGAAGAGATTTTCTCTTGTTCCAGTGAGTATCTCGAACTGGGCTGTATGTGGCTTAAACTCACAGGCCCATAGAATAGGGTTACAGCTGTCAGATGTGAGGCACAGGTGGAGAAGGCTTTGTGCCTGCCTGTGGAGCTCATTCTCAGGACTGAGAAGATGATGTAGAGATAGGAAATTATGACAATTAGAAGTGTGGAAATAGCTATGATCCCAGAGAGGGTTACAAGCATAATCTCATTGATATAGTCATCAGAGCAAGTAAGTTTCAACAGTGGGTTTGTATCACAGAAGTAATGGTTGATGATATTAGGTCCACAGAATGACAACTTCAGTAAGCCACAAGTATGTATCAATGAATTAAAGAGTCCCCCTAAATATGATCCAGCTACCAGCCAAATGCACACTTTCTTGGGCATAAGTGTGGTGTAAAGTAGTGGGTTGCAAATAGCTACATAacggtcataggccatgacagcTAGCAGGAATCCCTCTGTGGTCACAAACACAACAAATGAAAAGTGCTGAACAATACATGCAGAATAAGAAATAGTCTTATTCTTCACTAAGAAGTTTACCAGCATCCTTGGAGCAAAAACTGAAGAATAACAGAGATCCACAATTGACAAGTTAAAGAGGAAGAAGTACATAGGTGTGTGAAGTTGGAGGTCAGTTCTGATCAATCCAATCATTCCAAGATTACCCACAAGAGTGATGACATAGATTAGTAGGATCATTAGAAAAAGTGGGAACTGTAGTTCTAGTTGAGCTGTCAGTCCCAAGAGGATGAAATGGGTCACTGTTGTGTGATTGTTTACTGCCATGCATACATCTGTAACAGTCTACATGCTAAGATGAGATGTGTGATGACTGTATAGATAAGAAAGGAAGACAAGGTTGTTTATGAGTATATTTCATGGAGTAATCCACCATCAAGTAGGGAAAATGCTGGGATTAAGTACCAGGACCTTGTGTTCATTTTGTGGGGCtcagatttttcaaagcttcctcagattatatttttaacaattagACCAGCCTCATGTAGAGATTCTCTGTGCTAGCTGTGAACAAGTCAGCCCCAGAAACAGACAGCTACAGAGCAAGGCCTGAGAGCAGAGCTCGTTGATTATCTTTGGGTACTGCGGTGCACATCTGAGATGATACAGCAACTGAGGCCCAACTGAAAAACTCAGCACTTTGCTTTATTCTGCAACACAAACATTCTAGCTGAATTGGAGTTAGTATGTGGATATTTTTAGGTGATGCTAAGTCTAACATGCAGTTAACACTGTTGGCTTTGGAAACAGTCTAAACAGTGAGCAAGTTCTCTAacttctttcatcttttaagCTAggtattttactttatttacttGCTGAGGAAAGAATTAACATCACCAGAGTTTATTCATCCAAAGTAGAGGTTTTTCATCTAAACTCATcgacttctctctctctttagaCTAAGAAAATGCCTGTTTCTACTCAGTTACTAGTAGAGGGAGCCTGAATGGCTCATGTAGTGCTGGGTCTGCAGCTCAGGCAGGATGTGGCGCTCTTCAAAAAGCACTCACATGGCACTCCCTTTTGAAAGGAATGAGTAGCTTAGAAGCCTCTTCCTGAGAAGTCCTGTCTCTTTCAATTAACCATAAAGGCAGCTGAGATGTTTAACTCACTAAATAAGCAATTAATGGAGAAATCTAAAGTTCAAGGCAATCTAACCCACAGAGGATGTACCACATTTGGTCTAATCGTTAGAGTGATCTGACCACCTTGCTAATGCTACAATTCACTATGTGATTTcacacaaagcaaacaaaaatagcagCCAAACTTTTTTGAGCTCCCCAGGTGTAAAGTGAAGACAGTAATATTGCTTTTCCCATTCTGTTCTTTCCTGTCTATTCAGACcctgaattatttaaaacagtctATAGGTATGTGCCTATGGTGAACATGGGCACCATCAATACCAAACTGACAGTTCAGTGCTAATATCGTCAAGGACATACCTGGATTTTACAGCTCAGCCGCACTTCACTCTCCAGTCCTTAGCCTCCAAATGCTCTGACACCACAGAAGCCTGGATTTCAGTCTCATTGACAAAGATGCCATCACAACCCCCTCAGTACAGCGATACAAAAATGGCCTTCTTATCTAATGTTCAGCTGGGTCTTTCAGTCTCTTTCATTGATCTTATCTAACTCATGTCTGTGATCTGTAATTTCTCTTTAGTGAAAATATGCGAACAAGTGAAATATATGTAGTTGCTCATCATATTGACATGATAATGAGACGTTTCTGAAGACATCTGAGAAGAGATAAAATAATCCTCTTCCCTccatagaaaagaagaaatattgttTCATGCTTATGGGTAGCACAGAACAACGGCTCATCCCTCAAACTTGAGAGATCATGTCAAGACCTCCTACTAGACCCTTTTGCTAATTCAGCCATTAGGAACTAAAACCTCACTAGCAGCTGAGTCTTCAGCTAATATTTTTCGGATCAAACACAAAGGACATCATTAAAGTGTCCTCATGGGAGCCTTTAAACAGGCAAACAGAAGTTTGGTCTCCCTTAGCAACAAGCTCAAAATGAGTATGTTTACAATTCCTCAGTTACCCAGTTTACAGCAAAATCCTCTTTGCTCACCTCTctgattaattatttttcagacagaAGTTGACTAATGTTTGGATGACTGAGAGAAATGTATGACTGTTTAACAGCTAGTGATGCAGCTCAACTAATCTTAAGTCCTAGGtcttaaattaaattaaggTCTTCAACTGATGGAGAATATATTATGATTGCAGGTGAATATTGTACTTGATTGGTTATATGTACTgttaatgaaaaaacaaacaataataaaaataacaaatacccTGTTTTCTTGTCTgatcaaataaaagaaaagatgtcCTCCAAATAGAAGATTTAGAATGCTttgataatgattttttaatcTAACTGAAAGTCACTTAACCTCTTACATTTaacatatgcatatttatacCATGGTTAGGACCCTGTAGACAACAgtaggaaaaagagagaatgtatatttgtgaaataaaacatgagTCTCATACAGGATCATGCTCTTGTTGAGAAGATAGGATGCAAAGTTTAACTGATGGTTTGAGTTATTTTCACATTGTTTCACTGTTTCAAGTTTTGTTGCCTCTATAAAGATCCAGAGCCAGAGGCTCAGTAAAGCGGTTGCAAATATAGACATGTTCAAAGAGTTCTGCAGGACCTTTATTCATATCTAGCACAGAGATCTGTATCACCAGTATTCCCAAGTCCCAAGAAACAATCTTATTGGGAAAAAAGTTATTGTATGAAAGaccaagaaaaagcaatgaTGTGCTAAAGGCTGAGATAATATTTGCACTGAACGTGGCAAGTGCCCAAGAAAGAGCAAGCTATAACAccaagaaataataataaaaaaaaaacattgaaattgCACGTAAAATCAGTTcagtaatttaatttctattttttcttaacCTCTTTTCAGTGATCTGCAGGagcaaacactttcttctgcttgacTATGCATGCAGTTACTAGGCAGAATGTATGAGTAAAAGAGAGAGTGTTTCTAAGAAACTTCAAGTATGGAAATATCCTTTAATATCCGCAGTTCTAAAGGTGGAGAAGCAAACAGCGGCACACACTGTCACGTGTCTGCAAGAGACTCTGATGGATGTGTGCTGAAAACTCAGACTTAAAAGGTACCTAGAAGGGCCATAATGGGGCATACTTGAATGTAAACTTTGTTTTGTTAGAAGACATTGCAGGCAAGAGACAGACATATTTCTCATACCATTTAAAGCTCTCATCAGTTGATAGCATGATACCTACAGTAACATACGCAACAGCTTTAATCCAGTGTCTGTGAATTGAACTTTTTAAGACTCAGTCTGTGATGCTTCCATGAGCCAAAGCATGTTTAATTTTCTCACTGAAGCTCCGAAGTATATTTGAGGAAGAAATCATAACCATGGTCATCAAAGCATGCACACTGAGCAAAATGCTGCTCCATTGTACACACAGGCTTCTGGAGAAGTTCCTCTGGCATTACTATCTATGTCATGTGTTTACAGCAAGGCAAACAACATGcagttttccctcttttttattttctttccttgacaACAGCAAAGTCACCTTTCAGCTTGCCTGGTTGCTATATTTCCAGAGCATATGGAAACACTTTGAATGGTACAAGTATGGAGCACGACAAATGGTACTGTCAATATTAACTCTTGCTTTGCCTAGTCCTAGGGCTACAGGTGCTGGTGATAACTCTAATTACAAGGAATCTTTAAAGCCTTGAGGAGAGATTTAAATGCATAAATTTGGGAAGATGGAAGTTCATTTTTTTGTCTAAGCTGGTCTTTCTATAGTCAATAGAAAAAATAGGCAGCTTCAGTGGGAAATTTCACCTAGTCTGTCTTAAACACCTTTCTTGGGAAGGACTACTAAAATTTTGGGGTGTCTA carries:
- the LOC134141423 gene encoding olfactory receptor 5J3-like, with protein sequence MAVNNHTTVTHFILLGLTAQLELQFPLFLMILLIYVITLVGNLGMIGLIRTDLQLHTPMYFFLFNLSIVDLCYSSVFAPRMLVNFLVKNKTISYSACIVQHFSFVVFVTTEGFLLAVMAYDRYVAICNPLLYTTLMPKKVCIWLVAGSYLGGLFNSLIHTCGLLKLSFCGPNIINHYFCDTNPLLKLTCSDDYINEIMLVTLSGIIAISTLLIVIISYLYIIFSVLRMSSTGRHKAFSTCASHLTAVTLFYGPVSLSHIQPSSRYSLEQEKISSVCYTLIIPMLNPLIYSLRNKEVKNALRRVFLRSFVNKVSLWSSRKEAPQIIGTVYKL